A genomic stretch from Neodiprion fabricii isolate iyNeoFabr1 chromosome 3, iyNeoFabr1.1, whole genome shotgun sequence includes:
- the LOC124177548 gene encoding 3-hydroxyisobutyryl-CoA hydrolase, mitochondrial isoform X2: MMSNITFRLSKTTATRSAGWFNARIMSIHSSATLAEKGEIPSDSLNENDVLIENIKDSGILTLNRPKVLNALNLSMVRKIYPALKEWEASKNLVIVKATGEKAFCAGGDVKTLALALNNSGGKKVGQEFFRAEYTLNHLIGTYKRPYIALINGITMGGGVGLSVHGKYRIATENTLFAMPETAIGLVPDVGGTFFLPRLSGKLGCYLGLTGHRLKGTDVLAAGIATHYVPSERLGDLTNELLESNGNNISEIIKKYQPDNFNPEFSLQPYLKQIDKCFSAPNVQEIIQRLESDGSDWAVNAIKLLKQMSPTSLTVTLQAIEKGSQLSLKECLEMEFRLVSAALTKDGDYYEGVRALLVDKDKKPMWKPAQLSEISQKAIEARFAKLPDEEELKL; encoded by the exons ATG ATGTCCAACATAACCTTTCGGTTGAGTAAAACTACCGCGACTAGGAGCGCGGGTTGGTTCAACGCAAGGATTATGTCAATTCACAGTTCAG CAACACTTGCGGAAAAAGGAGAAATACCATCTGATTCTCTCAATGAAAATGACGTTCTCATAGAAAAT ATCAAGGACAGCGGTATTCTAACTCTGAATCGCCCGAAGGTTTTGAATGCCCTGAACTTGTCAATGGTGCGTAAAATATATCCAGCTCTGAAGGAATGGGAAGCATCAAAAAACTTAGTAATTGTAAAAGCAACTGGTGAGAAGGCTTTCTGTGCTGGTGGTGATGTTAAAACACTCGCCTTAGCTTTAAATAACTCTGGTGGTAAGAAAGTCGGACAAGAATTCTTTCGTGCTGAGTACAC ACTGAACCACCTTATTGGGACTTACAAACGACCATACATAGCTTTAATAAATGGTATAACCATGGGAGGTGGCGTTGGCTTGTCTGTACATGGCAAATACAGAATAGCCACCGAAAACACGTTGTTTGCAATGCCTGAAACCGCCATAGGTTTGGTACCAGATGTGGGTGGTACTTTCTTCCTTCCCAGATTGAGTGGAAAGCTAGGATGTTACTTGGGCCTAACTGGCCATCGTCTCAAAG GTACTGATGTTCTTGCGGCAGGCATAGCGACTCACTACGTTCCATCTGAAAGACTTGGAGATTTAACAAATGAATTACTAGAATCAAATGGCAACAATATTAGTGAAATCATAAAAAAGTATCAACCAGACAATTTCAATCCTGAATTTAGTTTGCAGCcatatttaaaacaaatagATAAATGTTTCTCCGCTCCAAACGTGCAGGAAATAATACAAAG GCTTGAATCAGATGGATCTGATTGGGCAGTCAACGCAATTAAGTTATTGAAACAAATGTCTCCTACGTCACTTACAGTCACACTTCAGGCTATAGAAAAAGGATCTCAACTCTCACTGAAAGAATGCTTAGAGATGGAGTTTAGGCTAGTATCCGCAGCTCTAACAAAGGATGGTGACTATTACGAAG GTGTTAGAGCTCTTTTAGTTGATAAAGACAAGAAACCAATGTGGAAACCAGCACaattgagtgaaatttcacaaaaggCAATAGAAGCACGATTTGCAAAACTACCTGACGAAGAGGAATTGAAACTTTGA
- the LOC124177548 gene encoding 3-hydroxyisobutyryl-CoA hydrolase, mitochondrial isoform X3, producing the protein MSNITFRLSKTTATRSAGWFNARIMSIHSSATLAEKGEIPSDSLNENDVLIENIKDSGILTLNRPKVLNALNLSMVRKIYPALKEWEASKNLVIVKATGEKAFCAGGDVKTLALALNNSGGKKVGQEFFRAEYTLNHLIGTYKRPYIALINGITMGGGVGLSVHGKYRIATENTLFAMPETAIGLVPDVGGTFFLPRLSGKLGCYLGLTGHRLKGTDVLAAGIATHYVPSERLGDLTNELLESNGNNISEIIKKYQPDNFNPEFSLQPYLKQIDKCFSAPNVQEIIQRLESDGSDWAVNAIKLLKQMSPTSLTVTLQAIEKGSQLSLKECLEMEFRLVSAALTKDGDYYEGVRALLVDKDKKPMWKPAQLSEISQKAIEARFAKLPDEEELKL; encoded by the exons ATGTCCAACATAACCTTTCGGTTGAGTAAAACTACCGCGACTAGGAGCGCGGGTTGGTTCAACGCAAGGATTATGTCAATTCACAGTTCAG CAACACTTGCGGAAAAAGGAGAAATACCATCTGATTCTCTCAATGAAAATGACGTTCTCATAGAAAAT ATCAAGGACAGCGGTATTCTAACTCTGAATCGCCCGAAGGTTTTGAATGCCCTGAACTTGTCAATGGTGCGTAAAATATATCCAGCTCTGAAGGAATGGGAAGCATCAAAAAACTTAGTAATTGTAAAAGCAACTGGTGAGAAGGCTTTCTGTGCTGGTGGTGATGTTAAAACACTCGCCTTAGCTTTAAATAACTCTGGTGGTAAGAAAGTCGGACAAGAATTCTTTCGTGCTGAGTACAC ACTGAACCACCTTATTGGGACTTACAAACGACCATACATAGCTTTAATAAATGGTATAACCATGGGAGGTGGCGTTGGCTTGTCTGTACATGGCAAATACAGAATAGCCACCGAAAACACGTTGTTTGCAATGCCTGAAACCGCCATAGGTTTGGTACCAGATGTGGGTGGTACTTTCTTCCTTCCCAGATTGAGTGGAAAGCTAGGATGTTACTTGGGCCTAACTGGCCATCGTCTCAAAG GTACTGATGTTCTTGCGGCAGGCATAGCGACTCACTACGTTCCATCTGAAAGACTTGGAGATTTAACAAATGAATTACTAGAATCAAATGGCAACAATATTAGTGAAATCATAAAAAAGTATCAACCAGACAATTTCAATCCTGAATTTAGTTTGCAGCcatatttaaaacaaatagATAAATGTTTCTCCGCTCCAAACGTGCAGGAAATAATACAAAG GCTTGAATCAGATGGATCTGATTGGGCAGTCAACGCAATTAAGTTATTGAAACAAATGTCTCCTACGTCACTTACAGTCACACTTCAGGCTATAGAAAAAGGATCTCAACTCTCACTGAAAGAATGCTTAGAGATGGAGTTTAGGCTAGTATCCGCAGCTCTAACAAAGGATGGTGACTATTACGAAG GTGTTAGAGCTCTTTTAGTTGATAAAGACAAGAAACCAATGTGGAAACCAGCACaattgagtgaaatttcacaaaaggCAATAGAAGCACGATTTGCAAAACTACCTGACGAAGAGGAATTGAAACTTTGA
- the LOC124177549 gene encoding methylthioribose-1-phosphate isomerase isoform X1, whose translation MQLLRNNNLAIKWEDGKLEILDQILLPVISKYVAVKGVEDGWKVINKMQVRGAPAIAIVGCLSLAVEIQPEVFTDKKSLRQEIEGKLNYLVSARPTAVNMKIAAEDLITLSNQLSKDDSVSAADMKERFLKAIDAMLEKDIADNKAIGRHGAQAILNNGAGDSLVRVLTHCNTGSLATAGYGTALGVIRTLHADKKLEQVYCTETRPYNQGARLTAYELVHEKMPATLICDDMVAALMKSRTISAVIVGADRVAANGDTANKIGTYQIAVVANYHSVPFYVAAPFTSIDFTIPNGDRIIIEERPEREMTHINDQRVAAAGIQCWNPAFDVTPAALITGIVTEKGVYSPEELKGLNVSEKLQD comes from the exons ATGCAGTTATTacggaataataattt AGCAATAAAATGGGAAGACGGAAAGCTGGAGATTTTGGATCAAATTTTACTCCCCGTAATCTCAAAGTACGTCGCTGTCAAGGGTGTCGAAGACGGCTGGAAGGTTATCAACAAAATGCAG gtGCGGGGAGCACCTGCAATTGCTATCGTTGGATGCCTTAGTTTGGCTGTGGAGATTCAGCCTGAGGTTTTCACAGATAAAAAGAGTCTCCGTCAAGAAATTGAGGGAAAACTGAATTACTTGGTATCTGCAAGACCGACTGCAGTGAACATGAAAATAGCTGCCGAAGATCTGATCACACTTTCCAATCAACTTAGCAAGGATGATTCTGTGTCTGCTGCAGACATGAAGGAGAG GTTCCTAAAAGCAATAGACGCGATGTTGGAAAAGGACATTGCTGACAACAAAGCAATTGGACGTCACGGAGCGCAAGCAATTCTGAACAACGGGGCAGGAGATAGTTTGGTGAGGGTTCTCACCCATTGTAATACTGGCAGCCTTGCCACTGCGGGATACGGCACAGCCTTAGGTGTTATTAGAACATTGCATGCAGATAAAAAACTCG AACAAGTTTATTGCACCGAAACGAGGCCGTATAATCAAGGTGCACGACTGACTGCTTACGAGTTAGTTCACGAGAAAATGCCTGCTACTTTGATATGCGACGACATGGTGGCGGCATTGATGAAGTCCAGAACTATATCTGCAGTTATTGTCGGTGCCGATAGAGTTGCGGCGAACGGCGATACAGCGAATAAAATAGGAACTTatcaa atcgcAGTTGTCGCAAATTACCACAGTGTGCCATTTTATGTCGCCGCTCCTTTCACCTCCATCGACTTTACCATTCCCAACGGCGATCGTATCATCATTGAAGAAAGACCGGAAAGAGAGATGACGCACATAAACGATCAGCGAGTTGCTGCTGCGGGTATACAATGCTGGAATCCGGCGTTTGACGTAACACCAGCTGCGTTGATCACAGGCATAGTTACAGAGAAAGGTGTATACTCGCCCGAAGAATTGAAGGGGCTTAACGTATCGGAGAAACTACAGGACTAA
- the LOC124177549 gene encoding methylthioribose-1-phosphate isomerase isoform X2 — MTLRAIKWEDGKLEILDQILLPVISKYVAVKGVEDGWKVINKMQVRGAPAIAIVGCLSLAVEIQPEVFTDKKSLRQEIEGKLNYLVSARPTAVNMKIAAEDLITLSNQLSKDDSVSAADMKERFLKAIDAMLEKDIADNKAIGRHGAQAILNNGAGDSLVRVLTHCNTGSLATAGYGTALGVIRTLHADKKLEQVYCTETRPYNQGARLTAYELVHEKMPATLICDDMVAALMKSRTISAVIVGADRVAANGDTANKIGTYQIAVVANYHSVPFYVAAPFTSIDFTIPNGDRIIIEERPEREMTHINDQRVAAAGIQCWNPAFDVTPAALITGIVTEKGVYSPEELKGLNVSEKLQD; from the exons ATGACGCTTAGAGCAATAAAATGGGAAGACGGAAAGCTGGAGATTTTGGATCAAATTTTACTCCCCGTAATCTCAAAGTACGTCGCTGTCAAGGGTGTCGAAGACGGCTGGAAGGTTATCAACAAAATGCAG gtGCGGGGAGCACCTGCAATTGCTATCGTTGGATGCCTTAGTTTGGCTGTGGAGATTCAGCCTGAGGTTTTCACAGATAAAAAGAGTCTCCGTCAAGAAATTGAGGGAAAACTGAATTACTTGGTATCTGCAAGACCGACTGCAGTGAACATGAAAATAGCTGCCGAAGATCTGATCACACTTTCCAATCAACTTAGCAAGGATGATTCTGTGTCTGCTGCAGACATGAAGGAGAG GTTCCTAAAAGCAATAGACGCGATGTTGGAAAAGGACATTGCTGACAACAAAGCAATTGGACGTCACGGAGCGCAAGCAATTCTGAACAACGGGGCAGGAGATAGTTTGGTGAGGGTTCTCACCCATTGTAATACTGGCAGCCTTGCCACTGCGGGATACGGCACAGCCTTAGGTGTTATTAGAACATTGCATGCAGATAAAAAACTCG AACAAGTTTATTGCACCGAAACGAGGCCGTATAATCAAGGTGCACGACTGACTGCTTACGAGTTAGTTCACGAGAAAATGCCTGCTACTTTGATATGCGACGACATGGTGGCGGCATTGATGAAGTCCAGAACTATATCTGCAGTTATTGTCGGTGCCGATAGAGTTGCGGCGAACGGCGATACAGCGAATAAAATAGGAACTTatcaa atcgcAGTTGTCGCAAATTACCACAGTGTGCCATTTTATGTCGCCGCTCCTTTCACCTCCATCGACTTTACCATTCCCAACGGCGATCGTATCATCATTGAAGAAAGACCGGAAAGAGAGATGACGCACATAAACGATCAGCGAGTTGCTGCTGCGGGTATACAATGCTGGAATCCGGCGTTTGACGTAACACCAGCTGCGTTGATCACAGGCATAGTTACAGAGAAAGGTGTATACTCGCCCGAAGAATTGAAGGGGCTTAACGTATCGGAGAAACTACAGGACTAA
- the LOC124177541 gene encoding bifunctional purine biosynthesis protein ATIC, producing the protein MSGKLALLSVSDKTDLLPFGKKLCDLGFVLVASGGTAKSLRDTGLPVKDVSDITGAPEMLGGRVKTLHPAVHAGILSRLSDSDQADLKKQNYEMISIVVCNLYPFMKTITKPDVIVADAIENIDIGGVTLLRAAAKNHARVTVICDPVDYNKVIEELESSSDRDTSLVTRQSLALKAFTHTAEYDNTISDYFRKEYSAGKSQLTLRYGMNPHQKPAQLFTTLEKLPLTVVNGSPGFINLCDALNGYQLVKELKAALNLPAATSFKHVSPAGAAVGVSLDADQAKLCQVEDLLDKLTPLACAYARARGADRMSSFGDFVALSDPCDVITARIISREVSDGIIAPGYTPEALELLKKKKNGGYCVLQIDPDYTPAPVERKILYGLTMEQKRNDAVIDKNLFTNIVTQQKDLPEGAIRDLIVATIALKYTQSNSVCYARDGQIIGIGAGQQSRIHCTRLAGDKADNWWLRQHPKVTGMKFKKGVKRAEISNAIDNYVNGSIGKDMDRESWAAVYAVVPEQFTEKERSDWAKKLDGVALSSDAFFPFRDNVDRARLSGVRYIASPAGSTNDEVVIKACDDHKITMAHTKLRLFHH; encoded by the exons ATGAGTGGAAAGCTTG CTTTGTTGAGTGTGTCTGATAAGACGGACTTATTACCTTTTGGTAAAAAACTATGTGACTTGGGCTTTGTACTAGTCGCATCCGGAGGTACCGCCAAATCTCTGAGAGACACTGGCCTACCAGTTAAAGATGTATCAGACATCACAGGAGCTCCTGAAATGCTTGGCGGACGAGTTAAAACTCTTCATCCAGCGGTTCATGCAG GTATTTTGTCTCGCTTGAGTGATTCAGATCAAGCTGATCTGAAAAAGCAAAATTATGAGATGATAAGCATTGTAGTATGCAATCTTTATCCATTTATGAAGACCATAACTAAGCCTGACGTCATTGTTGCTGATGCTatagaaaatattgatatcGGTGGTGTGACTTTGCTAAGGGCTGCCGCTAAAAATCATGCAAGAGTCACTGTTATCTGTGACCCTGTTGATTATAATAAGGTTATCGAAGAACTGGAAAGCTCCTCTGACAGAGATACTTCTCTTGTTACTAG ACAGTCCTTGGCTCTCAAGGCATTCACCCACACAGCTGAGTATGATAATACCATTTCTGATTACTTCCGTAAAGAGTACAGTGCAGGAAAATCTCAGCTTACACTTCGCTATGGCATGAATCCCCACCAAAAACCAGCGCAGCTTTTCACTACTCTAGAAAAGCTTCCGTTGACAGTTGTTAATGGTTCACCCGGATTCATAAATCTTTGCGATGCCTTAAATGGTTATCAGTTGGTCAAAGAACTTAAAGCTGCGCTCAATTTACCGGCTGCAACTTCATTCAAACATGTTAGCCCAGCTGGTGCAGCAGTCGGTGTCTCACTAGATGCCGACCAAGCAAAATTATGCCAAGTCGAAGATTTGTTGGATAAATTGACTCCGCTAGCTTGTGCGTATGCTAGAGCTAGAGGAGCGGATAGAATGTCTAGCTTTGGAGATTTTGTTGCCTTGTCAGACCCTTGTGATGTCATTACTGCCAGGATTATTTCACG CGAAGTATCTGATGGCATTATTGCTCCTGGTTATACACCAGAGGCACTtgaactgttgaaaaaaaagaaaaatggcgGCTACTGTGTTCTACAAATAGATCCAGACTACACACCAGCTCCTGTGGAACGCAAAATTCTCTATGGTCTTACCATGGAACAGAAGCGTAACGATGCGGTCATtgacaaaaatctatttaCCAACATCgtaacacagcaaaaagattTACCAGAAGGAGCCATCCGAGATTTGATTGTAGCAACCATAGCTCTCAAATACACTCAAAGTAATTCTGTATGCTATGCACGAGACGGACAGATAATTGGTATTGGCGCTGGACAGCAATCTAGAATACATTGCACAAGACTCGCGGGTGACAAGGCTGATAACTG GTGGCTTCGTCAGCACCCTAAGGTTACgggaatgaaatttaaaaaggGGGTAAAAAGGGCAGAAATTTCAAACGCCATAGATAACTACGTAAATGGATCAATTGGAAAAGATATGGACCGAGAAAGTTGGGCTGCTGTTTACGCAGTGGTTCCAGAACAGTTCACTGAAAAGGAACGATCAGATTGGGCTAAAAAATTGGATGGTGTTGCTCTTAGTAGCGATGCCTTCTTTCCTTTCAGGGATAACGTTGACCGAGCCAGATTG agcGGTGTTCGATACATTGCTAGTCCAGCTGGTTCCACCAATGATGAAGTTGTGATTAAGGCTTGTGACGATCACAAAATCACTATGGCACACACCAAACTTCGTCTATTCCACCATTGA
- the LOC124177548 gene encoding 3-hydroxyisobutyryl-CoA hydrolase, mitochondrial isoform X4, with translation MVRKIYPALKEWEASKNLVIVKATGEKAFCAGGDVKTLALALNNSGGKKVGQEFFRAEYTLNHLIGTYKRPYIALINGITMGGGVGLSVHGKYRIATENTLFAMPETAIGLVPDVGGTFFLPRLSGKLGCYLGLTGHRLKGTDVLAAGIATHYVPSERLGDLTNELLESNGNNISEIIKKYQPDNFNPEFSLQPYLKQIDKCFSAPNVQEIIQRLESDGSDWAVNAIKLLKQMSPTSLTVTLQAIEKGSQLSLKECLEMEFRLVSAALTKDGDYYEGVRALLVDKDKKPMWKPAQLSEISQKAIEARFAKLPDEEELKL, from the exons ATGGTGCGTAAAATATATCCAGCTCTGAAGGAATGGGAAGCATCAAAAAACTTAGTAATTGTAAAAGCAACTGGTGAGAAGGCTTTCTGTGCTGGTGGTGATGTTAAAACACTCGCCTTAGCTTTAAATAACTCTGGTGGTAAGAAAGTCGGACAAGAATTCTTTCGTGCTGAGTACAC ACTGAACCACCTTATTGGGACTTACAAACGACCATACATAGCTTTAATAAATGGTATAACCATGGGAGGTGGCGTTGGCTTGTCTGTACATGGCAAATACAGAATAGCCACCGAAAACACGTTGTTTGCAATGCCTGAAACCGCCATAGGTTTGGTACCAGATGTGGGTGGTACTTTCTTCCTTCCCAGATTGAGTGGAAAGCTAGGATGTTACTTGGGCCTAACTGGCCATCGTCTCAAAG GTACTGATGTTCTTGCGGCAGGCATAGCGACTCACTACGTTCCATCTGAAAGACTTGGAGATTTAACAAATGAATTACTAGAATCAAATGGCAACAATATTAGTGAAATCATAAAAAAGTATCAACCAGACAATTTCAATCCTGAATTTAGTTTGCAGCcatatttaaaacaaatagATAAATGTTTCTCCGCTCCAAACGTGCAGGAAATAATACAAAG GCTTGAATCAGATGGATCTGATTGGGCAGTCAACGCAATTAAGTTATTGAAACAAATGTCTCCTACGTCACTTACAGTCACACTTCAGGCTATAGAAAAAGGATCTCAACTCTCACTGAAAGAATGCTTAGAGATGGAGTTTAGGCTAGTATCCGCAGCTCTAACAAAGGATGGTGACTATTACGAAG GTGTTAGAGCTCTTTTAGTTGATAAAGACAAGAAACCAATGTGGAAACCAGCACaattgagtgaaatttcacaaaaggCAATAGAAGCACGATTTGCAAAACTACCTGACGAAGAGGAATTGAAACTTTGA
- the LOC124177548 gene encoding 3-hydroxyisobutyryl-CoA hydrolase, mitochondrial isoform X1: MSMSNITFRLSKTTATRSAGWFNARIMSIHSSATLAEKGEIPSDSLNENDVLIENIKDSGILTLNRPKVLNALNLSMVRKIYPALKEWEASKNLVIVKATGEKAFCAGGDVKTLALALNNSGGKKVGQEFFRAEYTLNHLIGTYKRPYIALINGITMGGGVGLSVHGKYRIATENTLFAMPETAIGLVPDVGGTFFLPRLSGKLGCYLGLTGHRLKGTDVLAAGIATHYVPSERLGDLTNELLESNGNNISEIIKKYQPDNFNPEFSLQPYLKQIDKCFSAPNVQEIIQRLESDGSDWAVNAIKLLKQMSPTSLTVTLQAIEKGSQLSLKECLEMEFRLVSAALTKDGDYYEGVRALLVDKDKKPMWKPAQLSEISQKAIEARFAKLPDEEELKL; the protein is encoded by the exons ATGTCG ATGTCCAACATAACCTTTCGGTTGAGTAAAACTACCGCGACTAGGAGCGCGGGTTGGTTCAACGCAAGGATTATGTCAATTCACAGTTCAG CAACACTTGCGGAAAAAGGAGAAATACCATCTGATTCTCTCAATGAAAATGACGTTCTCATAGAAAAT ATCAAGGACAGCGGTATTCTAACTCTGAATCGCCCGAAGGTTTTGAATGCCCTGAACTTGTCAATGGTGCGTAAAATATATCCAGCTCTGAAGGAATGGGAAGCATCAAAAAACTTAGTAATTGTAAAAGCAACTGGTGAGAAGGCTTTCTGTGCTGGTGGTGATGTTAAAACACTCGCCTTAGCTTTAAATAACTCTGGTGGTAAGAAAGTCGGACAAGAATTCTTTCGTGCTGAGTACAC ACTGAACCACCTTATTGGGACTTACAAACGACCATACATAGCTTTAATAAATGGTATAACCATGGGAGGTGGCGTTGGCTTGTCTGTACATGGCAAATACAGAATAGCCACCGAAAACACGTTGTTTGCAATGCCTGAAACCGCCATAGGTTTGGTACCAGATGTGGGTGGTACTTTCTTCCTTCCCAGATTGAGTGGAAAGCTAGGATGTTACTTGGGCCTAACTGGCCATCGTCTCAAAG GTACTGATGTTCTTGCGGCAGGCATAGCGACTCACTACGTTCCATCTGAAAGACTTGGAGATTTAACAAATGAATTACTAGAATCAAATGGCAACAATATTAGTGAAATCATAAAAAAGTATCAACCAGACAATTTCAATCCTGAATTTAGTTTGCAGCcatatttaaaacaaatagATAAATGTTTCTCCGCTCCAAACGTGCAGGAAATAATACAAAG GCTTGAATCAGATGGATCTGATTGGGCAGTCAACGCAATTAAGTTATTGAAACAAATGTCTCCTACGTCACTTACAGTCACACTTCAGGCTATAGAAAAAGGATCTCAACTCTCACTGAAAGAATGCTTAGAGATGGAGTTTAGGCTAGTATCCGCAGCTCTAACAAAGGATGGTGACTATTACGAAG GTGTTAGAGCTCTTTTAGTTGATAAAGACAAGAAACCAATGTGGAAACCAGCACaattgagtgaaatttcacaaaaggCAATAGAAGCACGATTTGCAAAACTACCTGACGAAGAGGAATTGAAACTTTGA
- the LOC124177549 gene encoding methylthioribose-1-phosphate isomerase isoform X4, giving the protein MQQTILKVRGAPAIAIVGCLSLAVEIQPEVFTDKKSLRQEIEGKLNYLVSARPTAVNMKIAAEDLITLSNQLSKDDSVSAADMKERFLKAIDAMLEKDIADNKAIGRHGAQAILNNGAGDSLVRVLTHCNTGSLATAGYGTALGVIRTLHADKKLEQVYCTETRPYNQGARLTAYELVHEKMPATLICDDMVAALMKSRTISAVIVGADRVAANGDTANKIGTYQIAVVANYHSVPFYVAAPFTSIDFTIPNGDRIIIEERPEREMTHINDQRVAAAGIQCWNPAFDVTPAALITGIVTEKGVYSPEELKGLNVSEKLQD; this is encoded by the exons ATGCAGCAAAcgattttgaaa gtGCGGGGAGCACCTGCAATTGCTATCGTTGGATGCCTTAGTTTGGCTGTGGAGATTCAGCCTGAGGTTTTCACAGATAAAAAGAGTCTCCGTCAAGAAATTGAGGGAAAACTGAATTACTTGGTATCTGCAAGACCGACTGCAGTGAACATGAAAATAGCTGCCGAAGATCTGATCACACTTTCCAATCAACTTAGCAAGGATGATTCTGTGTCTGCTGCAGACATGAAGGAGAG GTTCCTAAAAGCAATAGACGCGATGTTGGAAAAGGACATTGCTGACAACAAAGCAATTGGACGTCACGGAGCGCAAGCAATTCTGAACAACGGGGCAGGAGATAGTTTGGTGAGGGTTCTCACCCATTGTAATACTGGCAGCCTTGCCACTGCGGGATACGGCACAGCCTTAGGTGTTATTAGAACATTGCATGCAGATAAAAAACTCG AACAAGTTTATTGCACCGAAACGAGGCCGTATAATCAAGGTGCACGACTGACTGCTTACGAGTTAGTTCACGAGAAAATGCCTGCTACTTTGATATGCGACGACATGGTGGCGGCATTGATGAAGTCCAGAACTATATCTGCAGTTATTGTCGGTGCCGATAGAGTTGCGGCGAACGGCGATACAGCGAATAAAATAGGAACTTatcaa atcgcAGTTGTCGCAAATTACCACAGTGTGCCATTTTATGTCGCCGCTCCTTTCACCTCCATCGACTTTACCATTCCCAACGGCGATCGTATCATCATTGAAGAAAGACCGGAAAGAGAGATGACGCACATAAACGATCAGCGAGTTGCTGCTGCGGGTATACAATGCTGGAATCCGGCGTTTGACGTAACACCAGCTGCGTTGATCACAGGCATAGTTACAGAGAAAGGTGTATACTCGCCCGAAGAATTGAAGGGGCTTAACGTATCGGAGAAACTACAGGACTAA
- the LOC124177549 gene encoding methylthioribose-1-phosphate isomerase isoform X3 has protein sequence MQLLRNNNLYVRGAPAIAIVGCLSLAVEIQPEVFTDKKSLRQEIEGKLNYLVSARPTAVNMKIAAEDLITLSNQLSKDDSVSAADMKERFLKAIDAMLEKDIADNKAIGRHGAQAILNNGAGDSLVRVLTHCNTGSLATAGYGTALGVIRTLHADKKLEQVYCTETRPYNQGARLTAYELVHEKMPATLICDDMVAALMKSRTISAVIVGADRVAANGDTANKIGTYQIAVVANYHSVPFYVAAPFTSIDFTIPNGDRIIIEERPEREMTHINDQRVAAAGIQCWNPAFDVTPAALITGIVTEKGVYSPEELKGLNVSEKLQD, from the exons ATGCAGTTATTacggaataataatttgtat gtGCGGGGAGCACCTGCAATTGCTATCGTTGGATGCCTTAGTTTGGCTGTGGAGATTCAGCCTGAGGTTTTCACAGATAAAAAGAGTCTCCGTCAAGAAATTGAGGGAAAACTGAATTACTTGGTATCTGCAAGACCGACTGCAGTGAACATGAAAATAGCTGCCGAAGATCTGATCACACTTTCCAATCAACTTAGCAAGGATGATTCTGTGTCTGCTGCAGACATGAAGGAGAG GTTCCTAAAAGCAATAGACGCGATGTTGGAAAAGGACATTGCTGACAACAAAGCAATTGGACGTCACGGAGCGCAAGCAATTCTGAACAACGGGGCAGGAGATAGTTTGGTGAGGGTTCTCACCCATTGTAATACTGGCAGCCTTGCCACTGCGGGATACGGCACAGCCTTAGGTGTTATTAGAACATTGCATGCAGATAAAAAACTCG AACAAGTTTATTGCACCGAAACGAGGCCGTATAATCAAGGTGCACGACTGACTGCTTACGAGTTAGTTCACGAGAAAATGCCTGCTACTTTGATATGCGACGACATGGTGGCGGCATTGATGAAGTCCAGAACTATATCTGCAGTTATTGTCGGTGCCGATAGAGTTGCGGCGAACGGCGATACAGCGAATAAAATAGGAACTTatcaa atcgcAGTTGTCGCAAATTACCACAGTGTGCCATTTTATGTCGCCGCTCCTTTCACCTCCATCGACTTTACCATTCCCAACGGCGATCGTATCATCATTGAAGAAAGACCGGAAAGAGAGATGACGCACATAAACGATCAGCGAGTTGCTGCTGCGGGTATACAATGCTGGAATCCGGCGTTTGACGTAACACCAGCTGCGTTGATCACAGGCATAGTTACAGAGAAAGGTGTATACTCGCCCGAAGAATTGAAGGGGCTTAACGTATCGGAGAAACTACAGGACTAA